TGTTCAAAGCAAAGGTGCAAGCAGACGCACGCTGTTTTCCACCAATCCCCACCATCTGCTGCGCTGCTGCCAGGCTTTTACCGTAACGTAGCGGCTTTGGCTGAGATACTGCTGCTGCAAGGCGGCTACTTCCTGAGTGGTTTTTTCGTCATAAACCGCCAAGCTGATTTCCAAATTGAGGAAGAAGCTGCGCATATCCATATTGACTGTGCCGAACAAGGTATAGTCTTCGTCGATAGTCAGCGTTTTTGCGTGCAGCAAGCCGCCTTCAAACAAAGCGATCTTCACGCCTGCATCAAGCAGCATCGGATAATAGGCGCGCGAAGCATAACGCACCATCATGGAATCTACTTTGGCCGGCAGCACCAAAGTTACATCCACACCGCGCTTGGCCGCCACCACCAAAGCGGTAAGCAGCGGGTCGTCCGGCACGAAATACGGCGTGGTAATCACGATTTTGCGGGTTGCTGCATAGATCACGCTGATAATTGTGTCGTAAATCACGCGCTGGGCTTGGTCGGGTGCAGAAGGAATCACCTGCACCACAACTTGACCCGCCTGTATTTTCTGCGGCAGCAGCTCGGCCACAATGCTGCCGTGTTCCGTGATGTATTGCTGCACTTCAGACAGGCTTTCGTCACATTCCACCGCCACATCGGCATAAAACACCGCCAGCATTTCCAGCACCATAGGCCCGCTGCAACGCATCATTACGTCCACCCACTCGCCCACACCCGCGTCTTTTTTGAAAAAACGCGGATCAACCAAGTTGAAGCTGCCGGTATAGCCGATTTTCTTATCAACAATCAATAGCTTGCGGTGGTTCCGCAAATCGCTTCGGGTAAACAGCGTGCGCCAGATGCCTACCGGTAAAGCGGTATGCACCTGAACCCCTGCGTTTTTCAGCTTGTCGGGCCAAGCGCTGCCGAAAAAATCGGCGCTGCCCACCGCGTCGGCAAGAATCACGCAATTAACGCCGCGTCCGGCGGCATTAACCAACTCGTTGAGCATGCTCTCGATTTTGCCTTGCGGCTGGATAATGTAAAAAGCCAGCAAACACGATTGCCGCGCCGAACGGATGTCTGCCAGCATGGCATCCACAATATCGTCGGTTGTGGCGAGCAGCGTGAGGGAATTGTTTCTGGTTGCGCCCATTCCCGTGGTATCTGCGGCCACCCTTGCAATTCCGCGGTAGCGCGAGCCGATTTCATTGGTAATGTCCAAATCGGTATCGGCAAGATGCTGCTCGATAAATTCGCCGTAAAAGCGGTTCATTTCAGCCGAACGCTTGGCACGCGCCATACCCAAACGCGGCTCGCCCACCAGCATATAGGCCACCACGCCGAACAGCGGAAACACAAACAAAATAATCAGCCATGCAAACGCCGTGCCCGTGTTGCGCTGGGTGTAAAGCACGCGCACCATACAGACAAGCGCCGCCGCCGTATGCAGAAAAACCAAAACCTGACCCCAAGATATTGACATTGCAACCCTTTTTATCATTAATATCGAATGCTCAAAGTTTAGCATAGAAAGCGGCAACACATGCCTTGGTGGGCAGCCTGCTGCAACAAATGGCTTTATCGCTGCCAAGCCGTTATTGCGCCTTAGCTCTGGGAATATAGTTACTCAACTTAAAAGTACATTCTCCATACTCTGGATTGATCTGAGTATCTTTGAGTTTCTTCAATTTTCGAGATACTCGGGTCAAGCCCGAGTATGACGGGGGTTGTTATTAAGAATTGGCCAAACTGTTTGCACGTTGCTCGAAACAACAATGCCTGTCTGAAACATGTTTTCAGACAGGCATCCGCAAGAATCAGCCGGCCGCATCAAAAAGAATTCTTCAATTCCCTCAACGCTGCAAATACGGCTTCGTCGCCATCCAAAGTTTGACCCGACAACTTTTCCACCTGCCTGATTAAAACCGTTTGGCCGGTGCGCAGAAAAGGATTCACCGCCCGTTCGTGCGCCAGCGTTACCGGCAAGGTCGGAATCTTGCCGGCCGCCCGCAAGGCCTCTGCCACCGCCGTATTGCCCGGCTCCACATATTCGGCGAAGCGCAGATTGGATGCTGTGTATTCGTGCGCAGGATAAAACAGCGTGTTTTCCGGCAGGCCGTTGAAACGCTGGATGCTGTTGAACAATTGACCGATTGTGCCGGTAAACACGCGCCCGCAGCCCGCGCTGAACAAAGTGTCGCCGCAAAACACATGAAGCCTGTCTGAAAGCAGAAGATAGGCGAAATGGGTAGCCGTATGCCCGGGCACATGCCATATCTGGGCTTCCCTTCCGCAAAACGCAACTTTGCCGCCTTCTTCGATTTTGTGCGTGATACCTTCAATATCGGTGTTACCGTATACTTCGCAATCGGGAAACGTCCGCAGCAAACTTTTTATGCCGCCTGTGTGGTCGTTATGATGGTGGGTAAGCCAAATCTGACGCAACGTCAGACCGTGTTCTGCCAGATAGTCCAGCACCGGCGCCGCATCTCCGGGGTCGACACACACGGCATCCTTGCCGCATCGCAGCAGCCAGATATAGTTATCTTGAAAAGCGGGAATCGGAACTATCTGCACGGCTTATCCTTCCAAAAGCCATTCCTGCAAACCGATAAGCGTTTTCGCATCTTCAATTTCACCGTTTTTCAAGGCTTGCAGCACCTCTTGGCGGCTCAACACCACCGTTTCGACAAACTCGTCTTGATCCGGCTCCAAACCGCTGGTCTCGCTCACGTTAACCGCACGGTAAAGATACATTTTTTCGTCACAAAAACCGGGCGCAGTGTAAAAAATGCGCATCAATTCGACACGCTCCGCCTCAAACGGGGTTTCTTCGGCCAACTCGCGCAAAGCGCACACCGCCGGATCTTCCCCCTCTTCCAGCTTACCGGCCGGGAACTCCAACATGGCTTTATCGCAGGCATAGCGCCATTGGCGCACAAACACCACCCTGTCGTCCGGCGTAACCGCCAAAACACAAGCCGCACCCGGGTGGCGGATAACCACTCGGAAGCTTTCGTTGCCGTTGGGCAGACGCACTTTGTCTTTGGCAATCGACACAAAAGTGCCGTTGAAAATCTGTTCGGAACTGATTTGGGTTTCAGTTAAATCCATCGGCGTATCCTTTCATTTTCATCATAAGCATGTTTTCAGACAGGCATTGTATCTTAATTTTCAAACGCACCGGCAATCCTGCTCACAACAAACCGCGTTCGGCAAACGATACCGCCTGCGTTGCGGTAACCACAAAATGATCCAGCAAAGCCACATCCACCAAATCCAAAGCCGCTTTCAAGCGGCGGGTAAACGCAATGTCTTCATCCGAAGGCTCCGCCGAGCCGCCGGGATGATTGTGGGCGATAATGATGGAGCTGGCATGATTCTCCAACGCCAGCTTCACCACTTCGCGCAC
This portion of the Neisseria canis genome encodes:
- the cls gene encoding cardiolipin synthase produces the protein MSISWGQVLVFLHTAAALVCMVRVLYTQRNTGTAFAWLIILFVFPLFGVVAYMLVGEPRLGMARAKRSAEMNRFYGEFIEQHLADTDLDITNEIGSRYRGIARVAADTTGMGATRNNSLTLLATTDDIVDAMLADIRSARQSCLLAFYIIQPQGKIESMLNELVNAAGRGVNCVILADAVGSADFFGSAWPDKLKNAGVQVHTALPVGIWRTLFTRSDLRNHRKLLIVDKKIGYTGSFNLVDPRFFKKDAGVGEWVDVMMRCSGPMVLEMLAVFYADVAVECDESLSEVQQYITEHGSIVAELLPQKIQAGQVVVQVIPSAPDQAQRVIYDTIISVIYAATRKIVITTPYFVPDDPLLTALVVAAKRGVDVTLVLPAKVDSMMVRYASRAYYPMLLDAGVKIALFEGGLLHAKTLTIDEDYTLFGTVNMDMRSFFLNLEISLAVYDEKTTQEVAALQQQYLSQSRYVTVKAWQQRSRWWGLVENSVRLLAPLL
- a CDS encoding NUDIX hydrolase, which codes for MDLTETQISSEQIFNGTFVSIAKDKVRLPNGNESFRVVIRHPGAACVLAVTPDDRVVFVRQWRYACDKAMLEFPAGKLEEGEDPAVCALRELAEETPFEAERVELMRIFYTAPGFCDEKMYLYRAVNVSETSGLEPDQDEFVETVVLSRQEVLQALKNGEIEDAKTLIGLQEWLLEG
- the gloB gene encoding hydroxyacylglutathione hydrolase; translated protein: MQIVPIPAFQDNYIWLLRCGKDAVCVDPGDAAPVLDYLAEHGLTLRQIWLTHHHNDHTGGIKSLLRTFPDCEVYGNTDIEGITHKIEEGGKVAFCGREAQIWHVPGHTATHFAYLLLSDRLHVFCGDTLFSAGCGRVFTGTIGQLFNSIQRFNGLPENTLFYPAHEYTASNLRFAEYVEPGNTAVAEALRAAGKIPTLPVTLAHERAVNPFLRTGQTVLIRQVEKLSGQTLDGDEAVFAALRELKNSF